A segment of the Eleutherodactylus coqui strain aEleCoq1 chromosome 6, aEleCoq1.hap1, whole genome shotgun sequence genome:
CGACCACTGAGATCACCACTtatcacaagaatgggggtccttgtctccccgtgtgaatggatcaaCTACGTGCGCagcccctccattcatttcagtgaaacTGCTGAAGACAAGCAAGCAACTATCTCTGGCAAATCACacggaaatgaatggaacagctcAACCAATGCTTCATTTATGTAGCGACCTTGAGGCCTCATGTtcgtgtgatcagtgggggtccaagcaGTAAcaccccaaaaaaaaagcagctatCGTGTGTGGTACACTCTAGGAAGAACAGACCAAAGTTATGCGCCAGCCCTTCAGGCTCTGCCATAGGTCCACCACAGATTCTATGGAGTGCCCCCCTTAAAAATCAGCAGTGTTCgtagacatgtgaccactgcagattAGCACATTCGCAAAATGTACCATCATAGAAACACGTTACCCTATAAGACAACGCAGGAGGCCACCCAGTTCTGTAAGCTATAGAAAGCATGCAGCATGGCTTATCTCATGCAACTTTACTAACTTTTTTCAGCCTCTTCCCTCTTGAAGACACAGATTCGGTTTCTGTATATGGAGGCGGCGGTGGTGGAAAATCATCATCATCGTGACGGTTTCTTCTGGCCTCTGAGCGAGAAGAATTGGCGACACTATCCAAACCATCCCGACTGCCCgctctctgctgctgctgcttccttCTCAGGGCATCTTCAAGGAATTGATTATCATACTCCGGATCTTGGCGGGAACGATCGTAATCCCGGAGGTCATCTCTACTCCTGGTCCTCCTACCTCCATAGTAGTCATCTCGGGGCTCCGGGGAGCGTTCGTCTCGGCTTCTGCTGTAGCCTCTACTGCTGTCATCATCTGAGCCACGTCTTCCTCGGCTTCGGCTCTCAGGAGGATCACGGTATCGATCTCTTCTGTCCAGGTCATCCAAGTTGTCCACGGAGCGAGTACGTGTTCGCCTCTCTGGTGGAAATCGGTCATCGTCATAACTGTGTAGACGTGGCAGGGGACGTCTGTAGTCGTCATCATGGACACTTTCCATCTCTATATCCTGGATAGGCTGTAAGGCTTGATTTCTCAGTCGGCCGAGGTCATTGCGCAGGTTGTTTCTGTGATCGCCCTCGTGTAACGAGCTGACCTCACTCATTGCAGAAGCTTTAGATAAAACAAAGCCAAACCATCAACTATggcaaaacggaaaaaaaaaaaaaaaggctgtataATTACTATTAATAAGATTTCATCCTTACAATTCTCAAATCTGTTGTTCGTGGGTCCCGGTCTGGTTGGATCGAAGTTTGCCAGTTCCTTCTCCATGTAATAGAGGACTCTCATAGAGTCGTCCTGCTGGTTGGCCTGTATGCGGTAGCCACTACGGACTGGAAGAACAGAACACTCAGAAAGCGCATAATACAGCAGACAATATCCCCATCGCTAATTCCACGTCGCCATTCTTACCGGACTCTGGAGGTTCGGTGTCCCGAATTAGAGGAACTTGAGAGCTGTGCCCGCCCACTGTAAGATACAAAGAGGAAAGTCAATGCAAAGAGTAAGACTCTGAACTGTTCAGTGATGACGCTCACGTTCTGCTGAGTTGGGTTTCGTGCACATGGCTGAAATGATCAGGGGGAGGTGGGCACTGATGGAAAGTACTGGGACATTAATCTGCAACGTAGTGAGTACCCAGTTCTGGTGCAggtttggggtgggggtgggggggcagcgTCTCCCGACACACCAGGCATAGTGATAGATTTCAAGTTATTTAAAGAGTGACTGCACTTTTAAAAAAGGCTTTTCATCAGTTGGGGTCCAGGTGCCCAAGACCCCATATGATCACTGTAGTGGCAGAAGCATTCACCTGAGCGCTGCGCCCCTATGGCTGTTACTTGTCAGCTCTTCTAGGCAGCTGAAGCCTCCTGCATAGACTTCTGTGTGTCAACCATCATGCCGAAAAGAGTCGTCAAGTAAATATCAGTTTGCTTGGGCGAGGGCTTCTGTCCCTTCATTTCAGAGATCACTGGGGTCTCAGCACTTGGGAGCCCCACAGAGCACAACTTTTGACTGTAAAAAGTTTCTTAAAAGCATAATTAGGGCCCATTTAAGCGGGCGTACACCCGGTCCATATTTACTGGCTGAATACAGTAAACCGACCCATTAAAAATAATTTGTGCAATCAGACGTGTTTCTATGCAAACCAATGTTGCAACAAAAATGCACAAGTGAACAAGTATTAGCATCCGTGTTCACTGCATTTTCGTGCACCTTGCTTTCTGTAGGTTATAACAAAAATGGCGTCACTTTGtctttcctgcattttttttttttgcatggatgaaaaaaaagtaaaaaacacaaaattaCAAATAGATAGGGGCACAGATAAAAATCtgcaaaaacgcagcaaaaaaacccaacacACACATGTACCGTGCACAGACCAAAACTGTatctgctcgtgtgaatgagccgctTGTCTTTAAAGGAAATCTCTTGGTTAAGCAGACACTGAGCTGGGGTTGGGAAGACCCCCTTGTGTCCCGCTTCATGCCTTGCACCAGGTAGAGCACTTGTCCGTTTTGCCCTTAATGCTTCCCTCGCacgggtgttttgttttttacaccacGATTAACACGGCGTTTTGAACGCTACAGTAaatcgcagtataacgctccTATTTAAATCAttagggcctcgcagacatgcggtCGTCGCGGTGCTGAATGGCGCATTCCAGTGCCGtgattttcgagcactgtctgctcCATCTTTGGCCGTTTAGTGCACCtcatggggtgcgctaaaacatgcAGTCGGACACATGGAGCTGAAAATGGAAGTAAAGTCACGGCAAAGCACCTCAAATGAAATTGCAGTGCTTTGTGGCATCTATGTGTGAGAGTACCCtatggctggggtcacacaggacggaattctTGCGAAATGTCCGTACCAAAAAACAGTGAGAATTCCGCTGAAAAAGCGcaacttcaaaacccgcagccttTAGCCGCATATTTTGGAGCGGTTTCGCCATTGGCATCCCACTCTGGCTTTCTCTcctcatagagaggagagaggctgctgcagaagagaaaataattgacatgctgcggaattgagttctgtgccgcatgtcagttttcgtgtGGCTTGGCCGCAGCAAAATCTTGTGTACAAAATAATGCCGTGTACTTCCTGCATTTAATATGTAGTGTTCAGGTTTGTGCTCAGCATGAGGTACCATGTAGCAGAGGGCAAGGCCGGCCCCAAACGTCGCACCGGGGTGTGAATTGGTGACAGATATCATCAAAATAAGTTAAAAGAAACTTCAGAAATAATTGGTGACAACTTATTCTTCACCTTTTAATCCTTCTGTCCATCTTTATTGGGGCAATTTCCCATTATGAAGCCCAATTTATCAAAACTATCTAACAGCAGAGCGAATCTCCTCGGCACCAACCACAGCGCAGCTCATCTTCCAGGGCAAAAACCAGCTGTGCGGTGGGCAAGGCGGCCAATCCCAACCCAGCTTTTCTCCTGTCCCCTCCAATAGCTGCGCAGCTGGTGGCTCCTATAGATGTGTAATGCACTGTATGTATAGGGATCGCATTGGCCACTTCTTGGTAAGTGTGATGTGTTTAGGTCGTGGTGTGATCTGCCACTCACCGGAGCTCGCTGCGTCATAATCATAGCCATTGTACATCTTCACAATGGATCCTGGCGGTGGAACCTTCACCTGGCTCGGGTGGGAGTACATGGAGGGAGCATAGACACTGGGGACATACATGCTGGGCACCCCATAGGTGGCAGCCTTCCCCGCTTCATACACTACAAGAAAAAGATTGGTTATACATTATATATCCGCTTTAATGAGTCATCGTGGCAGAACCCCTCAGTACAGCCATGTATAGGCTGAAGGATACCCCAGTGTGGACAGGAGATGAATTCTGCCTGCAGAAACCACATCTGGATTTACATAGCTCTTGTTAAATACAATTATAAATCTATATTCAGTGAGCGCCCCCTGGTGGTGGGGGCTGCAGTCAGACGATATTTAAAGAGGACGTCCATGTTTTTGTGAAAATCTAATCCTGGACTCCTATTATACATGCAGCATTCAGCTCACAACTTTCTTGTATCACTTCAGGTCTTAAATGCAGATGGAGGTGGCCAGgggtggctgcgacagagggagggggaggaagaggcagcggccaggggtggctgcgacagagggagggggaggaagaggcagcggccaggggtggctgcgacagagggagggggaggaagaggcagcggccaggggtggctgcgacagagggagggggaggaagaggcagcggccaggggtggctgcgacagagggagggggaggaagaggcagcggccaggggtggctgcgacagagggagggggaggaagaggcagcggccaggggtggctgcgacagagggagggggaggaagaggcagcggccaggggtggctgcgacagagggagggggaggaagaggcagcggccaggggtggctgcgacagagggagggggaggaagaggcagcggccaggggtggctgcgacagagggagggggaggaagaggcagcggccaggggtggctgcgacagagggaggggcaggaagaggcggcggccaggggtggctgcgacagagggaggggcaggaagaggcggcggccaggggtggctgcgacagagggaggggcaggaagaggcggcggccaggggtggctgcgacagagggaggggcaggaagaggcggcggccaggggtggctgcgacagagggaggggcaggaagaggcggcggccaggggtggctgcgacagagggaggggcaggaagaggcggcggccaggggtggctgcgacagagggaggggcaggaagaggcggcggccaggggtggctgcgacagagggaggggcaggaagaggcggcggccaggggtggctgcgacagagggaggggcaggaagaggcggcggccaggggtggctgcgacagagggaggggcaggaagaggcggcggccaggggtggctgcgacagagggaggggcaggaagaggcggcggccaggggtggctgcgacagagggaggggcaggaagaggcggcggccaggggtggctgcgacagagggaggggcaggaagaggcggcggccaggggtggctgcgacagagggaggggcaggaagaggcggcggccaggggtggctgcgacagagggaggggcaggaagaggcggcggccaggggtggctgcgacagagggaggggcaggaagaggcggcggccaggggtggctgcgacagagggaggggcaggaagaggcggcggccaggggtggctgcgacagagggaggggcaggaagaggcggcggccaggggtggctgcgacagagggaggggcaggaagaggcggcggccaggggtggctgcgacagagggaggggcaggaagaggcggcggccaggggtggctgcgacagagggaggggcaggaagaggcggcggccaggggtggctgcgacagagggaggggcaggaagaggcggcggccaggggtggctgcgacagagggaggggcaggaagaggcggcggccaggggtggctgcgacagagggaggggcaggaagaggcggcggccaggggtggctgcgacagagggaggggcaggaagaggcggcggccaggggtggctgcgacagagggaggggcaggaagaggcggcggccaggggtggctgcgacagagggaggggcaggaagaggcggcggccaggggtggctgcgacagagggaggggcaggaagaggcggcggccaggggtggctgcgacagagggaggggcaggaagaggcggcggccaggggtggctgcgacagagggaggggcaggaagaggcggcggccaggggtggctgcgacagagggaggggcaggaagaggcggcggccaggggtggctgcgacagagggaggggcaggaagaggcggcggccaggggtggctgcgacagagggaggggcaggaagaggcggcggccaggggtggctgcgacagagggaggggcaggaagaggcggcggccaggggtggctgcgacagagggaggggcaggaagaggcggcggccaggggtggctgcgacagagggaggggcaggaagaggcggcggccaggggtggctgcgacagagggaggggcaggaagaggcggcggccaggggtggctgcgacagagggaggggcaggaagaggcggcggccaggggtggctgcgacagagggaggggcaggaagaggcggcggccaggggtggctgcgacagagggaggggcaggaagaggcggcggccaggggtggctgcgacagagggaggggcaggaagaggcggcggccaggggtggctgcgacagagggaggggcaggaagaggcggcggccaggggtggctgcgacagagggaggggcaggaagaggcggcggccaggggtggctgcgacagagggaggggcaggaagaggcggcggccaggggtggctgcgacagagggaggggcaggaagaggcggcggccaggggtggctgcgacagagggaggggcaggaagaggcggcggccaggggtggctgcgacagagggaggggcaggaagaggcggcggccaggggtggctgcgacagagggaggggcaggaagaggcggcggccaggggtggctgcgacagagggaggggcaggaagaggcggcggccaggggtggctgcgacagagggaggggcaggaagaggcggcggccaggggtggctgcgacagagggaggggcaggaagaggcggcggccaggggtggctgcgacagagggaggggcaggaagaggcggcggccaggggtggctgcgacagagggaggggcaggaagaggcggcggccaggggtggctgcgacagagggaggggcaggaagaggcggcggccaggggtggctgcgacagagggagggggaggaagaggcggcggccaggggtggctgcgacagagggagggggaggaagaggcggcggccaggggtggctgcgacagagggagggggaggaagaggcggcggccaggggtggctgcgacagagggagggggaggaagaggcggcggccaggggtggctgcgacagagggagggggaggaagaggcggcggccaggggtggctgcgacagagggagggggaggaagaggcggcggccaggggtggctgcgacagagggagggggaggaagaggcggcggccaggggtggctgcgacagagggagggggaggaagaggcggcggccaggggtggctgcgacagagggagggggaggaagaggcggcggccaggggtggctgcgacagagggagggggaggaagaggcggcggccaggggtggctgcgacagagggagggggaggaagaggcggcggccaggggtggctgcgacagagggagggggaggaagaggcggcggccaggggtggctgcgacagagggagggggaggaagaggcggcggccaggggtggctgcgacagagggagggggaggaagaggcggcggccaggggtggctgcgacagagggagggggaggaagaggcggcggccaggggtggctgcgacagagggagggggaggaagaggcggcggccaggggtggctgcgacagagggagggggaggaagaggcggcggccaggggtggctgcgacagagggagggggaggaagaggcggcggccaggggtggctgcgacagagggagggggaggaagaggcggcggccaggggtggctgcgacagagggagggggaggaagaggcggcggccaggggtggctgcgacagagggagggggaggaagaggcggcggccaggggtggctgcgacagagggagggggaggaagaggcggcggccaggggtggctgcgacagagggagggggaggaagaggcggcggccaggggtggctgcgacagagggagggggaggaagaggcggcggccaggggtggctgcgacagagggagggggaggaagaggcggcggccaggggtggctgcgacagagggagggggaggaagaggcggcggccaggggtggctgcgacagagggagggggaggaagaggcggcggccaggggt
Coding sequences within it:
- the LSR gene encoding lipolysis-stimulated lipoprotein receptor isoform X1 → MAGRVWWLPALLCVLSGSSSGMQVTVANPYNVILLFQSITLQCNYETNSLTPPIVTWKYKSFCRDRIADAFSPSSVETTNTNLMQQAGYNPYVECQDNVRTVRIVATKQSNTVTLGQYYQGRKITINNNADLFIDQAAWGDGGVYYCTVFSAQDLTGNNEKYAELLVLGKTSEGSELLPGFQIDDMEDWLFVVLIALAGFCFFLLIGICWCQCCPHTCCCYVRCPCCSEKCCCPRALYEAGKAATYGVPSMYVPSVYAPSMYSHPSQVKVPPPGSIVKMYNGYDYDAASSVGGHSSQVPLIRDTEPPESVRSGYRIQANQQDDSMRVLYYMEKELANFDPTRPGPTNNRFENSSAMSEVSSLHEGDHRNNLRNDLGRLRNQALQPIQDIEMESVHDDDYRRPLPRLHSYDDDRFPPERRTRTRSVDNLDDLDRRDRYRDPPESRSRGRRGSDDDSSRGYSRSRDERSPEPRDDYYGGRRTRSRDDLRDYDRSRQDPEYDNQFLEDALRRKQQQQRAGSRDGLDSVANSSRSEARRNRHDDDDFPPPPPPYTETESVSSRGKRLKKGEALSRESLIV
- the LSR gene encoding lipolysis-stimulated lipoprotein receptor isoform X2, coding for MAGRVWWLPALLCVLSGSSSGMQVTVANPYNVILLFQSITLQCNYETNSLTPPIVTWKYKSFCRDRIADAFSPSSVETTNTNLMQQAGYNPYVECQDNVRTVRIVATKQSNTVTLGQYYQGRKITINNNADLFIDQAAWGDGGVYYCTVFSAQDLTGNNEKYAELLVLDWLFVVLIALAGFCFFLLIGICWCQCCPHTCCCYVRCPCCSEKCCCPRALYEAGKAATYGVPSMYVPSVYAPSMYSHPSQVKVPPPGSIVKMYNGYDYDAASSVGGHSSQVPLIRDTEPPESVRSGYRIQANQQDDSMRVLYYMEKELANFDPTRPGPTNNRFENSSAMSEVSSLHEGDHRNNLRNDLGRLRNQALQPIQDIEMESVHDDDYRRPLPRLHSYDDDRFPPERRTRTRSVDNLDDLDRRDRYRDPPESRSRGRRGSDDDSSRGYSRSRDERSPEPRDDYYGGRRTRSRDDLRDYDRSRQDPEYDNQFLEDALRRKQQQQRAGSRDGLDSVANSSRSEARRNRHDDDDFPPPPPPYTETESVSSRGKRLKKGEALSRESLIV